In Eretmochelys imbricata isolate rEreImb1 chromosome 4, rEreImb1.hap1, whole genome shotgun sequence, a single window of DNA contains:
- the C4H4orf36 gene encoding uncharacterized protein C4orf36 homolog has translation MEYDFHRKRTVKSVLQASCYKVADAAELALLTRRLCQERGQTNLLLLEDTPWCHALTLRPTITVESRLIPSVQTLEAERMFESKRLNKIDLENKTAQQTESDLKGKRIGARRPLPPF, from the exons ATGGAATATGATTTTCACAGAAAGAGGACAGTAAAATCTGTCTTACAAGCAAGCTGTTATAAAGT GGCAGATGCTGCAGAACTTGCTTTGCTGACAAGGCGTTTGTGCCAGGAAAGGGGACAGACAAACCTGCTTCTCCTTGAAGACACCCCTTGGTGTCATGCTTTAACTCTGCGGCCAACTATCACTGTTGAAAGCAGGCTGATCCCATCAGTACAGA CATTAGAGGCTGAAAGGATGTTTGAATCCAAAAGATTGAATAAGATTGACCTTGAAAACAAGACTGCTCAGCAAACTGAGTCTGACCTGAAGGGCAAGAGAATTGGTGCAAGAAGGCCACTTCCACCCTTCTGA